In Variovorax paradoxus, a single genomic region encodes these proteins:
- a CDS encoding multidrug effflux MFS transporter, with amino-acid sequence MSSSNAQVSRYAIVLGLLTTIGPFAIDMYLPALPAIGHALGADPHAMQASLMAFFIAVGAGQLVAGPLSDMFGRRRPMVAGLVLFMLASIGCALAPDVGVLIALRFLQGLGACACMVTPRAVVRDLYTGPEAARMMSLLLMVYSVSPILAPLVGSFVAESVGWRAVFGVVAALGLAGLAMLMAFLPETRPAAARLSSNFRSAMAGYGLLLRDRRFMALAFMASFTVSAFFVYVANSPFVMSAHYGVSPRQYALLFALNAVSLLALSQANGWLVTRFGIRRVLRTAVMVQAGSIGLLLVLTLAGIDRLAVMVVLLMIGYGVNGLIVPATFVLAMEGHASLAGTASALIGTMNFAGGALMVALVAPFANGKPLPMVAGIAACAAVVFVLAMRSPGVRHPAAVAA; translated from the coding sequence ATGTCCTCTTCGAACGCTCAAGTTTCCCGCTACGCCATCGTGCTGGGCCTGCTCACCACGATCGGTCCTTTCGCCATCGACATGTACCTGCCGGCGCTGCCCGCCATCGGCCACGCTCTGGGGGCAGATCCGCATGCGATGCAGGCCAGCCTGATGGCCTTCTTCATCGCGGTCGGTGCCGGCCAGTTGGTGGCGGGGCCGCTGTCGGACATGTTCGGGCGCCGCAGGCCGATGGTCGCGGGCCTCGTGCTGTTCATGCTCGCGAGCATCGGCTGCGCGCTGGCGCCGGACGTCGGCGTGCTGATCGCGCTGCGCTTCCTCCAGGGGCTCGGCGCCTGTGCCTGCATGGTGACGCCGCGCGCCGTGGTGCGCGACCTGTACACCGGCCCCGAAGCGGCACGCATGATGTCGCTGCTGCTCATGGTCTATAGCGTGTCGCCGATCCTCGCGCCGCTGGTCGGCAGCTTCGTGGCCGAGTCGGTGGGCTGGCGCGCGGTGTTCGGCGTGGTCGCGGCGCTGGGGCTCGCGGGCCTGGCGATGCTGATGGCCTTCCTGCCCGAGACGCGGCCCGCCGCCGCACGCCTGTCGAGCAACTTCCGCAGTGCGATGGCCGGCTACGGCTTGCTGCTGCGCGACCGCCGCTTCATGGCGCTGGCTTTCATGGCCTCTTTCACCGTATCGGCCTTTTTCGTCTATGTGGCCAATTCGCCCTTCGTGATGAGCGCGCATTACGGCGTGTCGCCGAGGCAGTACGCGCTGCTGTTCGCGCTCAATGCGGTGTCGCTGCTCGCGCTGTCCCAGGCCAACGGCTGGCTGGTTACCCGATTCGGCATCCGGCGCGTGCTGCGCACCGCGGTGATGGTGCAGGCCGGCTCCATAGGCTTGCTGCTGGTGCTGACGCTCGCGGGCATCGACCGGCTTGCGGTGATGGTGGTGCTGCTGATGATCGGCTATGGCGTCAACGGCCTGATCGTGCCCGCGACCTTCGTGCTGGCGATGGAGGGGCATGCATCGCTCGCGGGCACCGCGTCGGCGCTGATCGGCACGATGAACTTCGCCGGCGGCGCGTTGATGGTGGCGTTGGTCGCGCCCTTCGCCAATGGGAAGCCATTGCCGATGGTGGCTGGCATCGCGGCCTGCGCGGCGGTGGTGTTCGTGCTGGCGATGCGTTCGCCGGGTGTACGGCACCCGGCCGCGGTGGCGGCGTGA
- a CDS encoding ABC transporter ATP-binding protein, with protein sequence MNTATTLLEAKAIEAGYGASQVLFGIDIEIRPGEVLALLGRNGMGKSTLLKVLTGTLAPMRGDVRFDGAAIGGHKPDAIARRGVAIVPEGRHVFPNLSVDEHLRAFARPRPGSAPRWTVQALYGLFPRLSERKANAGNQLSGGEQQMLAIARALSTHPRLLILDEATEGLAPVIREEIWHCIATLKAEGEAILVVDKYVQRLLPLANRHVILERGRVVWQGDSAALDADRSLWTRYLGV encoded by the coding sequence ATGAACACGGCCACGACATTGCTCGAAGCGAAGGCCATCGAGGCCGGCTACGGCGCGAGCCAGGTGCTGTTCGGCATCGACATCGAGATCCGCCCCGGCGAAGTGCTCGCGCTGCTCGGCCGCAACGGCATGGGCAAGAGCACGCTGCTGAAGGTGCTGACCGGCACGCTGGCGCCGATGCGCGGCGACGTGCGCTTCGACGGCGCGGCCATCGGCGGCCACAAGCCCGACGCCATCGCACGGCGCGGCGTGGCCATCGTGCCCGAGGGGCGGCATGTGTTCCCGAACCTCAGCGTCGACGAGCACCTGCGAGCCTTCGCGCGGCCGCGCCCCGGCAGCGCGCCACGCTGGACGGTGCAGGCGCTCTACGGCCTCTTTCCGCGCCTGTCGGAGCGCAAGGCCAACGCGGGCAACCAGCTCTCCGGCGGCGAGCAGCAGATGCTGGCCATCGCGCGGGCTCTCTCAACGCACCCGCGCCTGCTGATCCTCGACGAAGCCACCGAAGGCCTCGCACCGGTGATCCGCGAGGAAATCTGGCATTGCATCGCCACGCTCAAGGCCGAGGGCGAAGCGATCCTGGTGGTCGACAAGTACGTGCAGCGCCTGCTGCCGCTGGCCAACCGCCATGTGATCCTGGAACGCGGGCGCGTGGTGTGGCAGGGCGACTCGGCGGCGCTGGATGCCGACCGGTCGCTCTGGACGCGCTACCTGGGCGTCTAG
- a CDS encoding ABC transporter ATP-binding protein — protein MSLFRIEGLVKRFGGLLATDHVNLTVERGEVHALIGPNGAGKTTLVNLITGLLKADAGRLLLDEKDITSLKDHQRVAAGMSRCFQVTRVFAKETVHDNLMLAAQAHAGSSLRFMAPRAKEHDLIDRAVALADRVGLGGERDRIAGTLPHGAQRALDVALALAAEPKLLLLDEPMAGMGPDESARMVELIESLRASMAILLIEHDMDAVFRLANRLTVLVQGKVLMSGTADEVRGHPDVQAVYLGTEAEGHS, from the coding sequence ATGAGCCTTTTCAGAATCGAAGGGTTGGTCAAGCGCTTCGGCGGCCTGCTGGCGACCGACCATGTGAACCTCACGGTGGAGCGCGGCGAAGTGCATGCGCTCATCGGGCCGAACGGCGCGGGCAAGACCACGCTGGTGAACCTCATCACCGGGCTGCTGAAGGCCGACGCCGGCCGCCTGCTGCTCGACGAGAAAGACATCACCTCGCTGAAAGACCACCAGCGCGTGGCCGCCGGCATGTCGCGCTGCTTCCAGGTGACGCGCGTGTTCGCCAAGGAAACGGTGCACGACAACCTCATGCTCGCCGCGCAGGCCCATGCGGGCAGCAGCCTGCGCTTCATGGCGCCGCGCGCGAAGGAGCATGACCTGATCGACCGCGCAGTGGCACTGGCCGACCGCGTGGGGCTGGGCGGCGAACGCGACCGCATCGCGGGCACGCTGCCGCACGGCGCTCAGCGCGCGCTCGACGTGGCGCTCGCGCTCGCGGCCGAACCCAAGCTGCTGCTGCTCGACGAGCCGATGGCCGGCATGGGCCCCGACGAATCCGCGCGCATGGTCGAGCTGATCGAATCGCTGCGCGCGTCGATGGCCATCCTGCTGATCGAGCACGACATGGACGCCGTGTTCCGCCTGGCCAACCGGCTCACGGTGCTGGTGCAGGGCAAGGTGCTGATGAGCGGCACGGCCGACGAAGTGCGGGGCCACCCCGATGTGCAGGCCGTCTACCTCGGCACCGAAGCGGAAGGCCACTCATGA
- a CDS encoding branched-chain amino acid ABC transporter permease — protein MKTSPSRYIGLGLLLVLLAAFPLIAPLFGLEFYIGFVRRVLIVALAAASLNFILGFGGMVALGHAGFIGMGAYTVVALSDAGVMSGWIMWPAAALVAGLVAALIGTVALRTRGVYFIMTTLAFAQMLYFVVVSLRRYGGDDGYTLMSRPTLLPGLDLGNESNFYWVVLAIVALALWWLHRATRSRFGHALMGIRDNETRMRALGYPVFRLQLVAFAIAGAIAGLAGALLAGGNGFVSPATMHWTQSATLLVMVVIGGLGRSWGGPVGAVVWLVLEEVLKQHTEHWHMPLGLLLIAVALWAPKGLAALYRRRLPLTPTLSPEGQGSKTTP, from the coding sequence ATGAAGACCTCACCCTCACGCTACATCGGCCTCGGGCTGCTCCTTGTGCTGCTCGCGGCGTTCCCACTGATCGCGCCTCTATTCGGGCTCGAGTTCTACATCGGCTTCGTGCGGCGCGTGCTCATCGTGGCGCTGGCTGCCGCGAGCCTCAATTTCATCCTCGGCTTCGGCGGCATGGTCGCGCTCGGGCATGCGGGCTTCATCGGCATGGGCGCGTACACGGTGGTGGCGCTCAGCGACGCGGGCGTGATGTCGGGCTGGATCATGTGGCCGGCGGCCGCGCTCGTGGCCGGCCTGGTCGCGGCGCTGATCGGCACGGTGGCGCTGCGCACGCGCGGCGTGTACTTCATCATGACCACGCTGGCCTTCGCGCAGATGCTGTACTTCGTGGTGGTGTCGCTGCGCCGCTATGGCGGCGACGACGGCTACACGCTGATGTCGCGCCCCACGCTGCTGCCCGGCCTCGACTTGGGCAACGAATCGAACTTCTACTGGGTGGTGCTGGCGATCGTCGCGCTCGCGCTGTGGTGGCTGCACCGCGCGACCCGATCGCGCTTCGGCCATGCGCTGATGGGCATCCGCGACAACGAGACGCGCATGCGGGCGCTGGGCTATCCGGTGTTCCGGCTGCAGCTGGTGGCGTTCGCGATTGCCGGTGCCATCGCGGGGCTGGCGGGCGCGCTGCTGGCCGGCGGCAACGGTTTCGTGAGCCCGGCGACGATGCACTGGACGCAGTCGGCCACGCTGCTGGTGATGGTGGTCATCGGCGGGCTGGGGCGCAGCTGGGGCGGGCCCGTGGGGGCTGTCGTGTGGCTGGTGCTCGAGGAAGTGCTCAAGCAGCACACGGAGCATTGGCACATGCCGCTCGGGTTGCTGCTGATCGCCGTTGCGTTGTGGGCGCCCAAAGGTTTGGCCGCGTTGTACAGGCGCCGCTTGCCTCTCACCCCGACCCTCTCCCCTGAGGGGCAAGGGAGCAAGACGACACCATGA
- a CDS encoding branched-chain amino acid ABC transporter permease gives MSGILVLEQLLNGLGYGLMLFLLAAGLTLVFGIMDVLNLAHGSLFMAGAYVAAEAHTRTGSFAAAIVIAVAVTVVVALLLEVLLMRRLYTRDHLAQVLATFGVILVADDIVTMAWGPSPVMAPTPAALSGPVQLMDGLPYPAYRLVILAGGLLVALALYLLVNHTRIGMRVRAGASDRPMAELMGVRVGRIFNGVFLLGAALAALAGALMGPIVAVQVGMGEAILIPALVVLVIGGIGSVRGAFVAALLVGVVDTVGRAFVPMLLRATLPPATAADLGPLFAEVAMYALMVVVLIFRPSGLFSARA, from the coding sequence ATGAGTGGAATTCTTGTTCTCGAGCAGCTGCTCAACGGCCTCGGCTACGGGCTGATGCTGTTCCTGCTGGCGGCCGGGCTCACGCTGGTGTTCGGCATCATGGACGTGCTGAACCTGGCGCACGGCTCGCTGTTCATGGCGGGCGCCTACGTGGCGGCCGAGGCGCACACGCGCACCGGCTCGTTCGCCGCCGCCATCGTCATCGCGGTGGCGGTCACGGTGGTGGTGGCGCTGCTGCTCGAGGTGCTGCTGATGCGTCGCCTCTACACGCGCGACCATCTGGCGCAGGTGCTCGCCACCTTCGGCGTGATCCTGGTGGCCGACGACATCGTGACGATGGCCTGGGGCCCGTCGCCGGTGATGGCGCCGACGCCGGCCGCGCTCTCGGGTCCGGTGCAGCTCATGGACGGGCTGCCCTACCCGGCCTACCGCCTGGTGATCCTGGCGGGCGGCCTGCTGGTGGCGCTGGCGCTGTACCTGCTGGTGAACCACACGCGCATCGGCATGCGGGTGCGCGCGGGCGCGTCCGACCGGCCGATGGCCGAGCTGATGGGCGTGCGCGTGGGCCGCATCTTCAACGGCGTGTTCCTGCTGGGTGCCGCGCTGGCGGCGCTGGCCGGCGCGCTGATGGGCCCCATCGTCGCGGTGCAGGTCGGCATGGGCGAAGCCATATTGATCCCGGCGCTGGTGGTGCTGGTGATCGGCGGCATCGGTTCGGTGCGCGGCGCCTTCGTGGCCGCACTGCTGGTGGGCGTGGTCGATACCGTGGGGCGGGCCTTCGTGCCGATGCTGCTGCGCGCCACCTTGCCGCCGGCCACGGCGGCCGACCTGGGGCCGCTGTTCGCCGAGGTCGCGATGTACGCGCTGATGGTGGTGGTGCTCATCTTCCGGCCCTCCGGGCTCTTCTCGGCACGCGCATGA
- a CDS encoding ABC transporter substrate-binding protein, which yields MSHLSPKSPALPRTLLSLLLCGAALGTAVQAVAAPVKVGLALDISGPFAALGAEARDGFALGIKQLGGKLGGQDVEFVQADMAGSPDQAKQLVDRMIQRDKIDLFSGPIGSNVALAVGPTLFNAKVPYLSANAGPSQFAGAQCNAYFFGTAYQNDQFHEAAGKFAQDRAFKKIVLIAPNYPAGKDALGGFKRQFKGQVADELYTKLGQIDYAAELAQLRAAKPDSIYFFLPGAMGINFIKQFVGAGLSKDITLVTSGFSADEDVIGAVGEPMLGLFNTSHWAHDLDNPANKAFVAAFRKEYNGRYPSVYAAQAYDAILAMDAAVKQSGGNAQNREAVIAALKKANYASTRGSFKYANNHYPIENFYLRVIGKDAQGKVTNKLINTVLTNYGDSYADKCPLK from the coding sequence ATGAGCCATCTGTCCCCGAAGTCGCCCGCGCTGCCGCGCACCCTGCTGTCGCTGCTGCTCTGCGGCGCCGCCCTTGGCACCGCCGTGCAGGCCGTGGCCGCGCCCGTCAAGGTGGGCCTGGCCCTCGACATCTCGGGGCCGTTCGCGGCGCTGGGCGCCGAAGCGCGCGACGGCTTCGCGCTGGGCATCAAGCAGCTGGGCGGAAAGCTCGGCGGACAGGACGTGGAGTTCGTGCAGGCCGACATGGCCGGCAGCCCCGACCAGGCCAAGCAGCTGGTCGACCGCATGATCCAGCGCGACAAGATCGACCTCTTCAGCGGTCCCATCGGCTCCAACGTGGCGCTGGCCGTGGGCCCGACGCTGTTCAACGCCAAGGTGCCGTACCTGTCGGCCAACGCGGGCCCCAGCCAGTTCGCGGGTGCGCAGTGCAACGCCTACTTCTTCGGCACCGCCTACCAGAACGACCAGTTCCACGAAGCCGCGGGCAAGTTCGCGCAAGACCGCGCGTTCAAGAAGATCGTGCTGATCGCGCCCAACTACCCGGCCGGCAAGGACGCGCTGGGCGGCTTCAAGCGCCAGTTCAAGGGCCAGGTGGCCGACGAGCTCTACACCAAGCTCGGCCAGATCGACTACGCCGCCGAGCTCGCGCAGCTGCGCGCGGCCAAGCCCGACTCCATCTACTTCTTCCTGCCCGGCGCGATGGGCATCAACTTCATCAAGCAGTTCGTGGGCGCGGGCCTGTCGAAGGACATCACGCTGGTGACCAGCGGCTTCTCTGCCGACGAAGACGTGATCGGCGCCGTGGGCGAGCCGATGCTCGGCCTGTTCAACACATCGCACTGGGCGCACGACCTCGACAACCCCGCCAACAAGGCCTTCGTGGCCGCGTTCCGCAAGGAATACAACGGCCGCTATCCGTCGGTGTACGCGGCGCAGGCCTATGACGCCATCCTCGCGATGGACGCGGCCGTGAAGCAATCCGGCGGCAACGCGCAGAACCGCGAAGCCGTCATCGCCGCACTGAAGAAAGCCAACTACGCCTCGACGCGCGGCAGCTTCAAGTACGCCAACAACCACTACCCCATCGAGAACTTCTACCTGCGCGTGATCGGCAAGGATGCGCAGGGCAAGGTCACGAACAAGCTGATCAACACGGTCTTGACCAACTACGGCGACAGCTACGCCGACAAGTGCCCGCTGAAATAA
- the atpE gene encoding F0F1 ATP synthase subunit C codes for MTGFNILPLAVALLIGVAALGSCLGIGLVGQKFLESTARQPELVDTLQTKFFLVAGVTDGAFIIATGIGLWFATANPFG; via the coding sequence ATGACCGGCTTCAACATCCTTCCCCTCGCAGTCGCCTTGCTGATCGGCGTCGCGGCCCTCGGCTCCTGCCTGGGCATCGGGCTGGTCGGGCAGAAGTTCCTGGAAAGCACCGCGCGCCAGCCCGAGCTGGTCGACACGCTGCAGACCAAGTTCTTCCTGGTGGCCGGCGTGACCGACGGCGCCTTCATCATCGCCACCGGCATCGGCCTGTGGTTCGCCACGGCCAACCCCTTCGGCTGA
- a CDS encoding sensor histidine kinase, whose translation MLLLLLGMWAAPAFPAHAARVDDGDGLAQPFSLASSLEVLRGPRDALPEQEVLSGRRDADFTPADPDAGPLACAQGTVCWVRFSLARTDLAPDDWLLRVRTVRPGSVELYEPKEAGAYEQSLTGRQFPLNWRFATTDLFFPLNLPTSPTTYYLRLDDTPSADGFSLFQSGGFERQQRQYGAYLNISMGVAFALLVINLVFWRWLRDTLFLHFAFVMCAAVLLHAWQTVPSTWEPQRLGDLGLRAALQGLMQAAIVLFVARLFELRRHMPGAWCTAQAFAVLNLLIGATAWAGHHEPLEFWVAVIDLAGLGGSVLVAGWLLFVRRQWQFAWPAVLTLFLAFSSGLGRLQWLGWVDVGPDEGLGVTWAAVRLAYMLLLAIVVADRTRQAEMLLRAARGRALEDALRAERQLEDKVHERTQALGRSNAQLAAEIEGRRLAEASLQRALASEREAMQQQRQFVSLVSHEFRTPLAVIDATAQSIALPGVEIQPRLAKIRRAVQRLTLLVVNCLADDRFHAEGAALKVERVDLRALVERLVQAFGPTDRARIRFSLPACEAWTDGDAALLEIALHNLVQNAVHYSPAECDVRVSLALVEGGMARVDVEDFGSGIPPDEQARIFERFFRGTSSRKASGTGLGLFLCSEIARAHGGSAVLLRSGPQGSVFRVEVPMSGARST comes from the coding sequence TTGTTGTTGCTGCTGCTCGGCATGTGGGCTGCGCCCGCCTTTCCCGCGCATGCCGCGCGCGTGGACGACGGCGACGGCCTCGCGCAGCCGTTCAGCCTCGCGTCTTCGCTCGAGGTGCTGCGCGGTCCGCGCGACGCGCTGCCCGAGCAGGAGGTGCTGTCGGGTCGACGCGATGCCGACTTCACCCCGGCCGACCCGGACGCCGGCCCGCTGGCATGCGCGCAGGGCACCGTGTGCTGGGTCCGCTTCTCGCTGGCCCGCACCGACCTGGCGCCCGACGACTGGCTGCTGCGCGTGCGCACGGTGCGCCCGGGCTCGGTGGAGCTGTACGAACCGAAGGAAGCCGGCGCTTACGAACAAAGCCTCACCGGCCGGCAGTTCCCGCTGAACTGGCGCTTCGCGACCACCGATCTGTTCTTTCCGCTGAACCTGCCGACATCGCCGACCACCTACTACCTGCGGCTGGACGACACGCCCAGCGCCGACGGCTTTTCGCTGTTCCAGAGCGGCGGCTTCGAGCGCCAGCAGCGCCAGTACGGCGCCTACCTCAACATCAGCATGGGCGTGGCCTTCGCGCTGCTGGTGATCAACCTGGTGTTCTGGCGCTGGCTGCGCGACACACTGTTCCTGCACTTCGCGTTCGTCATGTGCGCGGCCGTGCTGCTGCATGCGTGGCAGACCGTTCCGTCGACCTGGGAGCCGCAGCGGCTTGGCGACCTCGGCCTGCGCGCGGCGCTGCAGGGGCTGATGCAGGCGGCCATCGTGCTGTTCGTCGCGCGCCTGTTCGAGCTGAGAAGGCACATGCCGGGTGCATGGTGCACCGCGCAGGCCTTTGCGGTGCTCAACCTGCTGATAGGCGCCACCGCATGGGCCGGGCATCACGAGCCGCTGGAATTCTGGGTGGCCGTCATCGATCTTGCGGGGCTGGGCGGATCGGTGCTGGTGGCGGGCTGGTTGCTGTTCGTGCGGCGGCAGTGGCAGTTCGCGTGGCCGGCGGTGCTCACGCTGTTCCTGGCCTTTTCCAGCGGGCTCGGCCGGCTGCAGTGGCTGGGGTGGGTCGATGTCGGGCCCGACGAAGGGCTGGGCGTGACCTGGGCCGCGGTGCGTCTGGCCTACATGCTGCTGCTCGCCATCGTGGTGGCCGACCGCACCCGCCAGGCCGAGATGCTGTTGCGCGCCGCGCGCGGCCGCGCGCTCGAAGACGCCCTGCGCGCCGAGCGCCAGCTCGAAGACAAGGTGCATGAGCGCACCCAGGCGCTGGGCCGCAGCAATGCGCAGCTCGCGGCCGAGATCGAGGGCCGCCGGCTCGCCGAGGCCAGCCTGCAGCGCGCGCTGGCCTCGGAGCGCGAGGCCATGCAGCAGCAGCGCCAGTTCGTGTCGCTGGTGTCGCATGAATTCCGCACGCCGCTCGCGGTGATCGACGCCACCGCGCAGTCGATCGCGTTGCCGGGCGTGGAGATCCAGCCCCGCCTGGCCAAGATCCGGCGCGCGGTGCAGCGGCTCACGCTGCTGGTGGTCAACTGCCTGGCCGACGACCGCTTTCATGCCGAGGGCGCGGCGCTGAAGGTGGAGCGCGTCGACCTGCGCGCGCTGGTCGAGCGGCTCGTGCAGGCCTTCGGGCCGACCGACCGCGCGCGCATCCGCTTCTCGCTGCCCGCGTGCGAGGCCTGGACCGACGGCGACGCCGCGCTGCTGGAGATCGCGCTGCACAACCTTGTGCAAAATGCCGTGCACTATTCACCCGCCGAGTGCGACGTGCGCGTCAGCCTCGCACTGGTCGAAGGCGGCATGGCCCGCGTGGATGTCGAGGACTTCGGCAGCGGCATTCCGCCGGATGAGCAAGCCAGGATTTTCGAGAGATTTTTCCGTGGAACGAGTTCGAGAAAAGCGAGCGGCACCGGCCTGGGGCTGTTCCTGTGCAGCGAGATCGCGCGCGCGCACGGCGGTTCTGCCGTGCTGCTGCGCTCGGGGCCGCAAGGCAGCGTCTTCCGTGTCGAGGTGCCCATGAGCGGGGCGCGTTCCACATGA
- a CDS encoding response regulator transcription factor, producing MKPLRVYLVEDDEDLREEMVLLLSRTGLEVQGVADAPAFYKAHALAPCDVAVLDIALNGEDGLSIASNLRATGPIGIVMASARGAVHDRLEALHEGADAYMVKPIHIEELVATVRTLGSRVRAMMPAHAERPAAVSAPPPPAPPRWQLTEGDWVLCDPAGRALKLTTTERAFLACLLREDGKVVSREELFIGMDVAPHDTDPKRLDVIVSRLRRKAMQAGLRLPLHAVRGAGFQFIR from the coding sequence ATGAAGCCGCTGCGCGTCTACCTGGTCGAGGACGACGAAGACCTGCGCGAAGAGATGGTGCTGCTGCTCAGCCGAACCGGCCTCGAAGTGCAGGGCGTGGCCGACGCCCCGGCCTTCTACAAGGCCCATGCGCTCGCGCCCTGCGACGTGGCGGTGCTCGACATCGCGCTGAACGGCGAGGACGGCCTGTCCATCGCGTCGAACCTGCGTGCCACCGGGCCCATCGGCATCGTGATGGCGTCCGCCCGCGGCGCGGTGCATGACCGACTCGAGGCCCTGCACGAAGGCGCCGACGCCTACATGGTCAAGCCGATCCACATCGAGGAGCTGGTCGCGACCGTCCGCACGCTGGGCAGCCGCGTGCGCGCGATGATGCCGGCGCATGCCGAGCGGCCCGCGGCGGTGAGCGCGCCGCCGCCTCCCGCGCCGCCGCGCTGGCAGCTGACCGAAGGCGACTGGGTGCTGTGCGACCCGGCCGGGCGTGCGCTGAAGCTCACCACCACCGAGCGCGCCTTCCTCGCCTGCCTGCTGCGCGAAGACGGCAAGGTCGTGAGCCGCGAAGAACTGTTCATCGGCATGGACGTCGCACCGCACGACACCGACCCGAAGCGGCTGGACGTCATCGTCAGCCGCCTTCGCCGCAAGGCCATGCAGGCCGGCCTGCGGCTGCCGCTGCACGCGGTGCGCGGCGCCGGCTTCCAGTTCATCCGGTAG